CCGGCACCTCGACGGGCGCGTGCGGGAACTCGCGCAGCATGCGCGCGTCGGCGCCCATCGACGCGAGGAACGACTCGCTCGTCACGATGCCCGGCTCGAGGTTGAAGGCGCGGATGCCGCGGTCGGCGAGCTCGGCGTGGAGCACGCCGGCCATGCGGTGGAGCGCGGCCTTCGTCGCGCCGTGCGCGAAGCTCCAGCCGCCGCGGTCGACGGGGTAGGGCGGGTCGATCATCCCCGCGTGCGACGTGAGGTTCACGATCGTGCCGCCGCCGCGCGCGAGCATGGACGGCAGGACGAGCCGCGCGAGGTAGGCCTGCGCGACGACGTTGCCCGCGAACACGCGCTCCATGTCCGCGAAGTCGCCGTCGAGGAAGCGATCGGTGAGCCCCGCTCCCTGGTAGATCGCGTTGTTGACGAGCACGTCGACGCGCCCGAAGCGTTCGAGCGCGCGCGCGACGGCGGCGTCCATCGAGGCGCGGTCGAGCAGGTCGAGCGGGACGGCGAGGGCCTCGACGCCGCGGCGCCGCACGGCCGCGACCGTCTCGGTGAGGCTCCCCGGCAGCGGCGCACCGCTCGCGTCGCGCACCTGGTGCGCGCGCGTCTCGCCCGGCGCGACGCTGCGCGCCGCGGCGACGACGTCGAAGCCCGCGTCGGCGAGCGCGAGTGCGATGGCCTTGCCGATGCCGCGGCTCGCGCCGGTGACGAGGGCGGTGGGTCGCGCGCTCGGGTCGTGCATGGCGGCGCATCTTCCCCGCTCGGCGCCTCGCGCGCACGCACTTTCGCCGCCGCGCCGGCCGCTCGCGCCCGGGCCGCACCGCCCCCCCGTCGCGGATCGCGCGCCGGGGGCCTAGGCTCGCGCGCCCGCCGCGCGGCGCGCGCGGACGGGACGGAGGAGAAGGACGTGGAGCTTCGCAACGTGGTGCTGGTGGACGGGGCGCGGTCGGCGTTCGCGCGCGGGGCGCGCGGGAAGCTCGTCGCGACGCGGCTCGACGACGCGGGCGCGACGGTGCTGCGCGCGCTGCTCGACCGCAATCCGAAGGTGCCGGACGCGGCGATCGAGGACGTCGGCATCGGCAACGTCCAGGGCCGCGGCACCGAGTTCTCCTACCTCGGCACCGTGCAGCGCCTCGCCGGGCTCCCGCTCGAGGCGTGCGCCTTCCACTCGAACCGCCAGTGCGGCTCGAGCATGGAGACGCTCCACCGCATCGCGCTCGGCATCATGGTCGGCGACATCGAGTGCGGCGTCGCGATGGGCATCGAGCGCATGGGCCGCGCGCTCCCGTCCGCGGGCGGCGAGAGCCGGGTGCTCGCGCCGAACCCGCGGCTCGACGCGCTCACCGACGCGCAGCGCGCCATGGCGCCCGACCACGACGACTACTTCTCCGTTCCCTTCCCGCAGTACGTCCTCGACTCGCCGTGGCTCCAGAGCATGGTGCAGACGGCGCAGAACGTGGCCGAGGTGTACGGGCTCTCGCGCGACGAGCTCGACCGCTTCTCGGCCGAGAGCCACGCGAAGTGCGACGCGGCCTACGCGAAGGGCGCGTACGCGGACGAGATCGTGCCGCTCGAGGTCGAGGACCCGGTGTTCGACGAGAAGGGCCACTGGGTCGAGGCGGAGACCGGCCCGACGGTCGTGTTCGACCGCGACGAGTGCGTGCGCGCGGGCACCACCGCCGACAAGCTCGCGAAGCTCGAGCCGATCCGCGGCACCAGGAGCTTCGGCGGCCGCGAGCTCGTGATCACGCCCGGCAACGCGTGCCCGACGAACGACGGCATCTCGGCGGCGCTCCTCATGTCCGAGCGCCGCGCGATCGAGCTCGGCGTCGAGCCGCTCGCGCGCATCCGCGCGATGGCGGTCGGCGGCGTGAAGCCGCAGCTCATGGGGCTCGGCCCGGTCGTCTCGTCGAAGAAGGCGCTCCGCAAGGCGGGCCTCGAGGCGGCGCAGATCGACCGCGTCGAGTTCAACGAGGCGTTCGCCGCGCAGGTGCTGCCGTCGCTGCGCGAGCTCGGCATCGACGAGGCCCGCGTGAACGTGAACGGCGGCTCGATCGCGATCGGCCATCCGCTCGGCGCGACCGGCGCGCGCCTCGTCGTCACCGTCGCCAAGGAGCTGCGGCGCAGCGGCGGGCGCTACGGCCTCGCGACGCAGTGCATCGGCGCCGGCATGGGCATCACGACGATCGTCGAGCGGATGGACTGAGCGCAGGCGCGCGCGATCGCCTCGCCCGCCTAACGTTCTGCGTCCGCGGCGCCCCCGTCGCGGGCCGAGCGCGCGGCGCTCTCGTCGCCGAGGTAGCCGAGGGCGCGCAGGCGCTCGAGCGTCTCGGGGCTCATCGAGGCGGGCGCCACGTCGACCTCGTCGCGCAGGTAGGCGGCGATCTCGTCGACGAGCGCCGCGTCGACGCCCGGCTCCCAGCGTCCGCCCGCGCCGCCGTCGGCGCGCCCGCCGCCGCCGGCGCCCGGCTCGCCGCCCGTCGCGGGCGCGCGCGCGCCGTCGACGTGGAGCGCGCCGCGATCGCCCGCGTCGAAGGCGGCCGCCGCGCGCGCGGCGCTGCGCGCGCCGAAGCCGCTCGCGCGCACCCACGAGCGCAGCCGGTAGGCGCTCGTCTCGCCCACGCCGTCGCAGAAGAGCGTGCGCTCGGGCAGCGGCGCGCCGCTGCGCAGCGCGTCGACGAGCGCGAGGCCGCGCCGCTCGGCGCCCGCGGAGGCGCTCGCCGACGGCGCGACGCCCGCGAGCGCGAGCAGCGTCGGCGCGACGTCGACGTGTCCGACGAGCTCGCCGCGCCGCTGCGGCGCGATGCCGGGCGCGACCACGACGAGCGGCACGCGCGCGAGCTCGGGCGTCGTCGCCTGTCCGTGCTGGAACCAGAAGTGCCCCTCGCCGAGGCTCTCGCCGTGGTCGGCCGTCGCGACGATCGCCGCCTCGCCGCGCGCGCGCACGGCGCGCGCGAGCTCGCCGAACGCGGCGTCGGCGAAGCCGATCTCGGCCGCGTAGCGGCGCACGTACTGCGCGGCGGTGCGCTCGTCGCCGACGACCTGATAGGCGGGGATCGCGTCGCGCGGGTTGTCGCGCCCCGACGCGGGGAGCGCGCGCGCCGCCGCGCCGCCCTCGACGGGCGGGACGCGCTCGAGCCACTCGCGCGGCGGCGTGTACGGCCCGTGCGGATCCTGCAGGTGCACCCACAGGAACACGTCGGCGTCGTCCTGCGCGGCGAGCCACGCGAGCGCGGCGGCGACCGTGTCGGGGGCGAGCCGCTCGAAGAGGAGGCGCGTGCCCTCGGTCTCGGGCAGGCGCTCGTCGTAGTGCGCGAAGCCGCGGTCGAGCCCCGAGCGGCGCTGCAGCACGGCGTTGCTGACGAACGCGCCCGTGCGCCAGCCCGCGGCGGCGAGCCGCTCGGCCACGGTCGTCGCGCCTTCGAGGCGCGTGTCGCCGTTGCGCGCGCCCGCGCTGTGGCGCCGCGCGGGAAGGCCCGTCATGAGGGTCGCGTGCGAGGGGATCGTGGACGGCGCCGCCGCGATCGCGCGCTCGAACACGGCGCCCTCGCGCGCGAGCGCGTCGAGCGCGGGCGTCGGCGCGAGCGCGCCGCCGTAGGCGCCGACGAA
This genomic interval from Myxococcota bacterium contains the following:
- a CDS encoding thiolase family protein; its protein translation is MELRNVVLVDGARSAFARGARGKLVATRLDDAGATVLRALLDRNPKVPDAAIEDVGIGNVQGRGTEFSYLGTVQRLAGLPLEACAFHSNRQCGSSMETLHRIALGIMVGDIECGVAMGIERMGRALPSAGGESRVLAPNPRLDALTDAQRAMAPDHDDYFSVPFPQYVLDSPWLQSMVQTAQNVAEVYGLSRDELDRFSAESHAKCDAAYAKGAYADEIVPLEVEDPVFDEKGHWVEAETGPTVVFDRDECVRAGTTADKLAKLEPIRGTRSFGGRELVITPGNACPTNDGISAALLMSERRAIELGVEPLARIRAMAVGGVKPQLMGLGPVVSSKKALRKAGLEAAQIDRVEFNEAFAAQVLPSLRELGIDEARVNVNGGSIAIGHPLGATGARLVVTVAKELRRSGGRYGLATQCIGAGMGITTIVERMD
- a CDS encoding SDR family oxidoreductase encodes the protein MHDPSARPTALVTGASRGIGKAIALALADAGFDVVAAARSVAPGETRAHQVRDASGAPLPGSLTETVAAVRRRGVEALAVPLDLLDRASMDAAVARALERFGRVDVLVNNAIYQGAGLTDRFLDGDFADMERVFAGNVVAQAYLARLVLPSMLARGGGTIVNLTSHAGMIDPPYPVDRGGWSFAHGATKAALHRMAGVLHAELADRGIRAFNLEPGIVTSESFLASMGADARMLREFPHAPVEVPAAVCAWLCTSPEADALAGGAPVHAQPLCKRRGLLPGWPPARSDA
- a CDS encoding sulfatase, which translates into the protein MPASPRPSRRAPARLLCAALGVALACAACGRERAPRTLLLVTFDTLRADFVGAYGGALAPTPALDALAREGAVFERAIAAAPSTIPSHATLMTGLPARRHSAGARNGDTRLEGATTVAERLAAAGWRTGAFVSNAVLQRRSGLDRGFAHYDERLPETEGTRLLFERLAPDTVAAALAWLAAQDDADVFLWVHLQDPHGPYTPPREWLERVPPVEGGAAARALPASGRDNPRDAIPAYQVVGDERTAAQYVRRYAAEIGFADAAFGELARAVRARGEAAIVATADHGESLGEGHFWFQHGQATTPELARVPLVVVAPGIAPQRRGELVGHVDVAPTLLALAGVAPSASASAGAERRGLALVDALRSGAPLPERTLFCDGVGETSAYRLRSWVRASGFGARSAARAAAAFDAGDRGALHVDGARAPATGGEPGAGGGGRADGGAGGRWEPGVDAALVDEIAAYLRDEVDVAPASMSPETLERLRALGYLGDESAARSARDGGAADAER